The genomic segment TTCCACTGGCGCAGCGGCGAGTAGGTGGTGATGCCCGCACACAGGAGCGGCGCAGCGCGCGAGAGGTCGAGCGACTCGGGCACCTTCACCACGAAGGCCTCGGTGACGACGATGTGCGTGGAGTAGCCGCCGAAGGTGGGCGTCTTCCGGTCAATCTCCGTGGAGTTGTACGTCCACGCGGGGCCGGCCTCGCAGAACTGCTCGTGGTGCTGGCTGCACGGCGCGCAGGTGCGGCACGAGTCCACCATGCAGCCGACGCCGACGAGTTCGCCCGGCGCGAACTTCGTCACCCGCGCGCCCACCTCGGTGACTCGG from the Nitrospirota bacterium genome contains:
- a CDS encoding alcohol dehydrogenase catalytic domain-containing protein, with the translated sequence MQTRCWAALAAERKLEPFTIERRDVGASDVLIEVLYCGICHSDIHQARGEWGRSSYPMVPGHEIVGRVTEVGARVTKFAPGELVGVGCMVDSCRTCAPCSQHHEQFCEAGPAWTYNSTEIDRKTPTFGGYSTHIVVTEAFVVKVPESLDLSRAAPLLCAGITTYSPLRQW